A single region of the Syntrophotaleaceae bacterium genome encodes:
- the aspS gene encoding aspartate--tRNA ligase, with the protein MNDTLGDWKRTHFCGNISSADIGSEVCLMGWVQRRRDHGGLIFIDLRDREGIAQLALDPDRDPQAHGKAESVRNEYVLAVKGIVSHRPEGTVNPKMKTGEVEVEVSELRILNVAQTPPFMIDEYTEVAENIRLKYRYLDLRRTTLQQNLILRHGIARTVRKYLDEKGFLEIETPVLTKSTPEGARDYLVPSRVNPGTFFALPQSPQLFKQLLMVSGFDRYYQIVKCFRDEDLRADRQPEFTQIDCELSFIDRDQVIGIMEGMIAEVFKQTRGIEVSLPMPRLTYKEAMARFGVDNPDLRFGLELVELSNQVKDSGFKVFADVVKQGGIVKAINAKGCASLSRKEIDDLTEFVKIYGAKGLAYVKMQEDGSWQSPIAKFFTGSEIGQIDQALGAEAGDLLLFVADTYRTTNEALGRLRGHLGHKLGLASQDQYRFVWITDFPLLEWDGETRRHVAVHHPFTAPMEEDVALLDGDPGSVRAQAYDLVLNGSEIGGGSIRIHDQALQQKMFALMGIAEEEAREKFGFLLSALEFGAPPHGGIAFGLDRLAMILTASDSIRDVIAFPKTQKATCLMSSAPGPVDDKQLQELSIRRAARTQ; encoded by the coding sequence TTGAACGACACCCTCGGAGATTGGAAAAGAACTCATTTCTGCGGCAACATATCCTCCGCCGACATCGGTAGCGAAGTCTGCCTGATGGGATGGGTGCAGCGGCGCCGGGACCATGGCGGATTGATTTTCATCGATCTCCGCGACCGGGAGGGGATCGCCCAGCTGGCGCTGGATCCCGATCGGGATCCGCAGGCTCATGGCAAGGCGGAAAGCGTTCGCAACGAATATGTCCTCGCCGTCAAGGGGATTGTCTCCCATCGCCCGGAGGGAACGGTCAACCCGAAGATGAAGACCGGCGAGGTCGAGGTCGAAGTCAGTGAACTGCGCATCCTCAACGTCGCCCAGACCCCGCCCTTCATGATCGATGAATACACCGAGGTGGCCGAAAATATCCGCCTCAAATACCGCTACCTCGACCTGCGGCGCACCACCCTGCAGCAGAACCTGATCCTGCGGCACGGGATCGCCCGCACAGTTCGCAAATACCTGGATGAAAAAGGCTTTCTCGAAATCGAGACGCCGGTGCTGACCAAGAGCACCCCCGAGGGTGCCCGGGACTACCTGGTGCCGAGCCGGGTCAATCCGGGAACCTTCTTCGCCCTGCCCCAGTCCCCTCAGCTGTTCAAACAGCTGCTGATGGTTTCGGGATTCGATCGTTACTATCAGATCGTCAAATGTTTCCGGGATGAAGACCTGCGCGCCGACCGGCAGCCGGAGTTCACCCAAATCGACTGCGAATTGAGCTTCATCGATCGGGACCAGGTGATCGGCATCATGGAGGGCATGATCGCCGAGGTTTTCAAACAGACCCGCGGCATCGAGGTCAGTCTGCCCATGCCCCGCCTGACCTACAAGGAAGCCATGGCCCGGTTCGGCGTCGACAACCCCGACCTGCGCTTCGGCCTGGAACTGGTGGAGCTCTCCAATCAGGTCAAGGATTCGGGCTTCAAGGTTTTTGCCGACGTGGTCAAACAGGGCGGGATCGTCAAGGCGATCAACGCCAAGGGTTGCGCTTCTTTGTCCCGCAAGGAGATCGACGATCTGACCGAGTTCGTGAAGATCTACGGAGCCAAGGGTCTCGCCTACGTCAAGATGCAGGAAGACGGCAGCTGGCAGTCTCCCATCGCCAAGTTTTTCACCGGGTCGGAAATCGGCCAGATCGATCAGGCCCTGGGGGCTGAGGCGGGCGACCTGCTGCTGTTCGTCGCCGATACCTATCGGACGACCAACGAGGCCCTGGGCAGACTGCGCGGTCATCTGGGCCACAAGCTCGGTCTCGCCAGCCAGGATCAATACAGATTCGTCTGGATCACCGACTTCCCCCTGCTGGAGTGGGATGGGGAAACCCGCCGCCACGTGGCGGTCCATCACCCCTTTACCGCCCCCATGGAAGAGGATGTCGCCCTTCTCGACGGCGATCCGGGCAGCGTGCGGGCCCAGGCCTACGATCTGGTTCTCAACGGTTCGGAGATCGGCGGGGGCAGCATCCGCATTCACGATCAGGCCCTGCAGCAGAAGATGTTCGCACTGATGGGGATCGCCGAGGAGGAAGCCCGCGAGAAGTTCGGTTTTCTCCTCAGTGCGCTGGAATTCGGCGCCCCGCCCCATGGGGGGATCGCCTTCGGTCTCGATCGACTGGCCATGATCCTGACCGCCTCCGATTCCATTCGCGACGTCATCGCTTTTCCCAAAACCCAGAAGGCGACCTGCCTCATGTCCTCGGCCCCCGGTCCCGTCGACGACAAGCAGTTGCAGGAACTTTCCATCCGGCGAGCCGCGCGCACACAATGA
- a CDS encoding response regulator produces MNVLIAEDDATLRVLLMTLLARKDIPCHLVNDGRGAVMAWEGGGFDLIFMDIQMPGMDGLEATRIIRERERGIDTHVPIIALTAHASLRDRELCRSVGMDDYIEKPFKFSEFYQMLDRYRPRI; encoded by the coding sequence ATGAACGTCCTGATAGCTGAAGATGACGCTACCCTCAGGGTCTTGCTGATGACCCTTCTGGCCAGAAAAGATATCCCCTGTCACCTGGTCAATGACGGGCGAGGAGCCGTCATGGCCTGGGAAGGGGGCGGATTCGACCTGATATTTATGGATATTCAGATGCCGGGGATGGATGGTCTGGAGGCGACCCGGATCATCCGTGAGAGAGAAAGGGGGATCGACACTCATGTCCCGATCATCGCCCTGACAGCCCATGCCAGCTTGAGGGACAGGGAACTGTGCAGATCTGTCGGTATGGACGACTATATAGAAAAGCCGTTCAAGTTCAGCGAGTTTTACCAGATGCTCGACCGCTATCGGCCGAGAATCTGA
- the hisS gene encoding histidine--tRNA ligase, with protein MSITGIKGMNDILPGQIATWQFLEREAHRIFQAYGFSEIRVPVVEKTELFCRSIGETTDIVEKEMYTFTDKGGNSLTLRPEGTAPVMRSFIEHKLHALDPVTKLYYLGPMFRYERPQKGRYRQFHQIGVEALGVDDPKIDAQILAMLSHYFEAVAIDNVELHINSLGCRECRPDYRRELVSYLEARFEILCVDCRRRYQANPLRVLDCKVPTCREATAQAPSVLDHLCSGCGDHFSQVKKYLEDLGIPFAVDHRMVRGLDYYTKTTFEMVTGSLGAQNAVAAGGRYDGLVADLGGPAVPGIGFAMGVERLVLMKGETAMAGPRPQIFLAAMGEVAVHRGFLLMSSLQRNGIHAEMEYTAKSLKAQMRRAGKLNARFVLILGEEELAKGIAPLRDMDAGTQLDVPLEGLSERLVEILSPADGISP; from the coding sequence GTGAGCATCACAGGCATCAAGGGAATGAACGATATCCTGCCCGGTCAGATTGCGACCTGGCAGTTTCTGGAACGGGAAGCACACCGTATTTTTCAGGCTTACGGTTTCAGTGAAATCAGGGTTCCGGTGGTGGAAAAAACCGAATTGTTCTGCCGTTCCATCGGCGAAACCACCGACATCGTAGAAAAGGAGATGTATACCTTCACCGACAAGGGTGGCAATTCTTTGACGCTGCGCCCCGAGGGCACCGCGCCGGTCATGCGTTCCTTCATCGAGCACAAGCTTCATGCGCTGGATCCGGTGACGAAACTCTATTATCTCGGACCGATGTTCCGCTATGAACGGCCGCAGAAGGGCCGCTATCGCCAGTTCCACCAGATCGGCGTCGAGGCCCTTGGGGTCGACGATCCCAAGATCGACGCACAGATCCTGGCCATGCTCTCCCACTATTTCGAAGCGGTCGCCATCGACAACGTCGAACTGCATATCAACTCCCTCGGCTGCCGGGAATGCCGCCCCGACTATCGGCGCGAGCTGGTGAGTTACCTGGAGGCCCGCTTCGAGATCCTGTGCGTCGACTGCCGTCGCCGCTATCAGGCCAATCCCCTGCGGGTGCTGGACTGCAAGGTGCCGACCTGCAGGGAGGCGACGGCCCAGGCGCCGTCGGTCCTGGATCATCTGTGCAGCGGGTGCGGCGACCATTTCAGCCAGGTCAAAAAGTACCTGGAGGATCTGGGGATCCCCTTTGCCGTCGATCATCGCATGGTGCGGGGTCTCGATTACTACACCAAGACCACTTTCGAAATGGTCACCGGCAGCCTCGGCGCCCAGAATGCCGTTGCCGCCGGAGGCCGCTACGACGGGCTGGTAGCCGACCTCGGCGGGCCGGCGGTACCGGGCATCGGCTTCGCCATGGGGGTCGAGAGACTGGTTCTGATGAAGGGCGAAACCGCGATGGCAGGTCCGAGACCGCAGATTTTCCTGGCGGCCATGGGCGAGGTGGCGGTCCATCGCGGCTTTCTCCTCATGTCCTCCCTGCAGCGAAACGGCATTCACGCGGAGATGGAATATACCGCCAAAAGCCTCAAGGCCCAGATGCGCCGCGCCGGGAAATTGAACGCCCGATTTGTTCTGATTCTTGGAGAGGAGGAGTTGGCCAAAGGGATTGCTCCTCTTCGCGACATGGATGCCGGCACACAACTGGATGTTCCCCTCGAAGGGCTTTCCGAGCGACTGGTCGAAATCCTGTCTCCGGCGGACGGGATATCTCCTTGA
- the icd gene encoding NADP-dependent isocitrate dehydrogenase — translation MANQSIPPAGEKIVLKEGSLQVPSRPIIPFIEGDGTGPDIWKAAVRVFDAAVAKAYGDQRKITWMEVFAGEKSFNMGLGWLPEETITAFKDYLVGIKGPLTTPVGGGIRSLNVALRQILDLYVCLRPVRYVRGVPSPVKRPEDVDMVIFRENTEDIYAGIEWQAGSTEADRVIDFLQQDMGIKKIRFSHQCGIGIKPVSREGSIRLIRAAIRYALENRRKSVTLVHKGNIMKFTEGAFKSWGYELAASEFRDECITARESWIIDNKDRDPSLSHEEIARRIDPGYDMMTPDQQAEIRREVETTLNLMPSHGSGQWRSKLLIKDAIADIALQQVLTRAGEFDVIATLNLNGDYLSDALAAQVGGIGIAPGANINYDTGHAIFEATHGTAPKYANQDKVNPGSVILSGVLMLEYLGWQEAADRIIRSLEKTISQKKVTYDFERLMEGATLLKCSEFASAIIENMTD, via the coding sequence ATGGCGAACCAGTCAATCCCCCCGGCAGGTGAGAAAATCGTTCTCAAAGAAGGCTCCCTGCAGGTTCCTTCCCGCCCCATCATCCCTTTTATCGAAGGTGACGGCACCGGTCCGGATATCTGGAAGGCAGCGGTGCGTGTTTTTGACGCTGCCGTGGCGAAGGCTTACGGGGACCAGCGAAAAATAACCTGGATGGAGGTTTTTGCAGGGGAAAAATCCTTCAATATGGGGCTTGGCTGGCTCCCAGAGGAAACCATCACCGCCTTCAAGGACTACCTCGTTGGCATCAAGGGCCCCCTGACCACTCCGGTCGGGGGCGGCATCCGCTCCCTGAATGTCGCCCTGCGCCAGATCCTCGACCTTTATGTCTGTCTGCGCCCGGTCCGTTATGTCAGAGGCGTCCCCTCGCCGGTCAAGAGGCCGGAAGACGTGGACATGGTCATTTTCAGGGAAAATACCGAGGACATCTATGCCGGGATCGAGTGGCAGGCCGGCAGCACCGAAGCGGATCGGGTGATCGATTTTCTGCAGCAGGACATGGGGATCAAAAAGATCCGGTTCAGCCATCAGTGCGGCATCGGCATCAAACCGGTTTCCAGGGAAGGATCTATTCGCCTGATTCGGGCCGCCATCCGCTATGCCCTAGAAAACAGAAGAAAATCGGTTACCCTCGTGCATAAGGGCAACATCATGAAATTCACCGAGGGGGCTTTCAAATCCTGGGGCTACGAATTGGCCGCAAGCGAATTCCGGGATGAGTGCATAACCGCCAGGGAAAGCTGGATCATCGACAACAAGGACCGGGACCCTTCCCTCAGCCACGAGGAGATCGCCCGGCGAATCGATCCAGGTTATGACATGATGACCCCCGACCAGCAGGCTGAAATCCGCCGCGAGGTGGAGACGACCCTTAATCTGATGCCCAGCCACGGCAGCGGTCAATGGCGCAGCAAACTCCTGATCAAGGACGCCATCGCCGATATCGCTTTGCAGCAGGTGCTGACCCGGGCCGGAGAATTCGACGTCATCGCGACCCTGAATCTCAATGGCGATTATCTGTCCGATGCCCTGGCGGCCCAGGTCGGCGGCATCGGCATCGCCCCCGGGGCCAACATCAACTACGATACCGGGCATGCCATTTTCGAGGCGACCCACGGTACCGCTCCGAAATACGCCAATCAGGACAAGGTGAATCCCGGCTCGGTCATCCTGTCGGGCGTCCTAATGCTGGAATATCTGGGTTGGCAGGAGGCGGCCGATCGGATCATTCGGTCTCTCGAAAAAACCATCAGCCAGAAAAAGGTCACCTACGATTTCGAGCGCCTCATGGAAGGAGCCACTCTGTTGAAATGTTCTGAATTCGCTTCCGCCATCATCGAAAACATGACGGACTGA
- the mdh gene encoding malate dehydrogenase yields the protein MAKPRIALIGGGQIGATIAQLAARRELGHVILYDIVDGMPQGKTLDIAEAAPIDDFDVRIEGTNDISGIVGADIAVVTAGIARKPGMTREDLIDVNTRIMTAVAEGLKKYAPNAIVIVISNPLDAMVTLCQRITGFPPNRVMGMAGVLDSARFASFIAWELGVSVRDINAMVLGGHGDAMVPIVRFANVNGIPAMELLERKYGDKDKAREVMAAMVERTQNAGGEVVDLLKTGSAFYSPAACAISMVEAVLHDQKRLLPACALLNGEFGVTGYYVGVPCILGAEGIEKVVEFELNAEEQMMFKHSVEEVKKLVSIL from the coding sequence ATGGCAAAACCCAGGATTGCTCTCATCGGCGGCGGCCAGATCGGTGCCACCATTGCCCAGCTGGCAGCCCGACGGGAACTCGGGCATGTCATCCTCTATGACATTGTCGATGGCATGCCGCAGGGCAAGACCCTCGATATTGCCGAGGCGGCTCCCATCGACGATTTCGATGTCCGTATCGAAGGCACCAACGATATCTCCGGGATCGTCGGAGCCGATATCGCCGTCGTTACGGCGGGGATCGCCCGAAAACCGGGGATGACCCGCGAAGACCTGATCGATGTCAATACCAGAATCATGACGGCCGTGGCCGAGGGGCTGAAAAAATATGCGCCGAACGCCATAGTGATCGTCATTTCCAATCCTCTTGACGCCATGGTGACCCTTTGTCAGAGGATAACCGGTTTTCCTCCGAACCGGGTGATGGGCATGGCCGGAGTGCTCGATTCGGCCCGTTTCGCCAGCTTCATCGCCTGGGAACTCGGGGTGTCCGTCAGGGATATCAATGCCATGGTGCTTGGCGGTCACGGAGACGCCATGGTCCCTATCGTCCGTTTCGCCAACGTCAACGGCATACCGGCCATGGAACTGCTGGAGCGCAAGTACGGCGACAAGGACAAGGCACGGGAGGTTATGGCCGCCATGGTGGAACGGACCCAGAATGCCGGGGGCGAAGTCGTGGACCTGCTGAAAACCGGAAGCGCCTTCTACTCACCCGCGGCCTGCGCCATTTCCATGGTAGAGGCGGTTCTCCACGATCAGAAGCGTCTTCTGCCGGCCTGCGCCCTGCTCAACGGGGAGTTTGGCGTGACCGGTTATTACGTGGGCGTACCCTGCATTCTGGGTGCGGAAGGGATCGAAAAGGTCGTCGAGTTCGAACTCAATGCCGAGGAGCAGATGATGTTCAAACACTCGGTCGAGGAGGTGAAAAAACTCGTTTCCATCCTGTAA
- a CDS encoding ATP-binding protein: MNEETASEENLQGQYENEILIDQVKQVYNLAPVGMMATLINGTIAFFVLQQGGMSRQLLIPWLAALVIATFLRMGLVLSFRARFKPDSTDIWRNRFLVGLILIGMVWGALGAFPFNGITPTQRVFIAFVLGGMASGAATTFSSLRWGYLAFAIPALVPIGINFLFQGEVINYAMGGMAILYLLLLWRLSEHNYRLNRTSLQLRFENRDMIDHLRQAEAALKEHRDHLERIVEVRTADLQRTNEELILTKIAAERSNQTKSEFLANMSHEIRTPLAGSMGMIDLVLGMDIGEEERQLLEMAKRSSESLLYLISDLLVFARIEAGTMRFEKTPFPVGRALETALEVVSITAREKGLRLSLQVAPGTPEILMGDESRIRQVLVNLLGNAVKFTEKGEITVSVRPVEDPATSGNHILLFSVRDTGIGISSDLLEKIFDKFTQVDSSTTRKYGGTGLGLALSRQIVEKLGGKIWAESTEAVGSTFFFTLPLNESLNHQILGR; this comes from the coding sequence ATGAACGAGGAGACCGCCAGCGAAGAGAATCTGCAAGGTCAGTACGAAAATGAGATTCTCATCGACCAGGTCAAGCAGGTCTATAATCTGGCGCCGGTCGGCATGATGGCCACCCTGATCAACGGGACGATCGCCTTCTTCGTTCTCCAACAAGGAGGAATGTCGAGACAACTGCTGATACCCTGGCTTGCAGCCCTCGTCATCGCGACTTTTCTGAGAATGGGTCTTGTTTTGAGTTTCCGGGCCCGTTTCAAACCGGATTCAACAGATATCTGGCGAAACCGCTTCCTTGTCGGCCTGATTTTGATCGGCATGGTCTGGGGAGCCCTCGGGGCATTTCCCTTCAATGGAATCACCCCCACCCAGAGAGTTTTTATCGCCTTTGTCCTTGGCGGGATGGCGTCGGGGGCCGCGACAACCTTCTCCTCTCTGCGCTGGGGCTACCTCGCCTTTGCCATCCCTGCTCTGGTTCCCATCGGGATCAACTTTCTTTTCCAGGGCGAAGTCATAAACTATGCCATGGGTGGGATGGCGATCCTGTACCTCCTGCTTCTCTGGCGGCTGTCCGAACACAATTACCGGCTGAACCGCACCTCTCTGCAGCTCAGATTCGAAAACCGGGACATGATCGACCACCTCCGTCAGGCCGAGGCGGCCCTGAAAGAACACAGAGACCATCTTGAGAGGATCGTCGAGGTGCGGACCGCCGATCTGCAGCGAACCAACGAGGAACTGATCCTGACCAAGATCGCTGCGGAAAGATCCAACCAAACCAAAAGCGAATTTCTCGCCAACATGAGCCACGAAATAAGAACGCCCCTGGCGGGATCGATGGGGATGATCGACCTCGTACTCGGGATGGACATCGGCGAAGAGGAAAGGCAACTGCTGGAGATGGCCAAACGCTCCTCGGAATCGCTCCTGTATCTCATCTCCGACCTGCTGGTTTTCGCCCGCATCGAGGCCGGAACCATGAGGTTCGAAAAAACACCGTTCCCTGTCGGCCGGGCGCTGGAGACAGCTCTGGAGGTTGTCTCCATCACTGCAAGGGAAAAGGGTTTGCGGCTGTCGCTGCAGGTGGCCCCGGGGACACCTGAAATTCTGATGGGGGATGAGAGTCGCATCCGCCAGGTCCTGGTCAACCTGTTGGGAAACGCGGTCAAATTTACCGAAAAAGGCGAAATCACTGTCTCCGTTCGTCCCGTTGAAGATCCGGCCACTTCGGGCAATCATATTCTTTTATTCAGTGTTCGCGATACGGGGATCGGTATCTCTTCGGATCTGCTCGAAAAGATTTTCGACAAATTCACTCAGGTCGACTCTTCCACGACCAGGAAATACGGCGGCACAGGGCTCGGCCTGGCACTGTCACGACAGATCGTCGAAAAATTGGGGGGAAAGATCTGGGCGGAAAGTACGGAGGCGGTTGGAAGTACGTTTTTCTTCACCCTTCCACTGAATGAATCCCTGAACCATCAGATTCTCGGCCGATAG
- a CDS encoding LysM peptidoglycan-binding domain-containing protein gives MAKGIWSVLVLAVLLGGCASPPREALQAARTALARAHAAEAAKLAPEEYQSALEALRDGENLIRRKKYRLAEEILPFAESHAQRALLKAREEQVNRELQKVREQELLAKQAAEKKAQPKIPKPVPPKPPSEPTRQAITEARELRPKPKPAILPQIYLVRGGETLWTIAARRDIYSDSMLWPILYQSNRDQIKDPRQIYPGQKLTIPRNLSDAEILEARDKARRSKIFPIDVLRSETGPE, from the coding sequence ATGGCGAAGGGAATTTGGTCGGTTCTGGTTCTGGCAGTCCTCCTGGGCGGGTGTGCATCCCCACCGCGGGAAGCGCTGCAGGCTGCCCGCACCGCTCTGGCCAGAGCCCATGCAGCCGAAGCGGCCAAACTGGCGCCGGAGGAATACCAGTCGGCCCTTGAAGCCCTGCGGGACGGTGAAAACCTGATCCGCCGCAAAAAGTACCGGCTGGCCGAGGAAATCCTCCCCTTCGCCGAATCCCATGCCCAGCGCGCCCTGCTGAAAGCCCGGGAAGAGCAGGTCAATCGCGAACTGCAAAAAGTCCGGGAACAGGAACTGCTCGCAAAACAGGCGGCCGAAAAGAAGGCTCAGCCGAAAATACCGAAACCCGTGCCTCCGAAACCCCCGAGCGAGCCGACCCGTCAGGCCATCACCGAGGCGAGGGAACTGCGGCCGAAGCCCAAGCCGGCGATTCTTCCACAGATCTATCTGGTCAGGGGAGGCGAAACCCTCTGGACTATTGCCGCCCGCCGGGACATCTACTCCGATTCCATGCTGTGGCCGATCCTCTACCAGTCGAACCGCGACCAGATCAAGGATCCCCGCCAGATTTATCCTGGCCAGAAACTTACCATTCCCCGGAATCTGAGTGACGCGGAAATTCTCGAAGCCAGGGACAAGGCTCGTCGTTCGAAAATCTTTCCCATTGATGTTCTCCGTTCGGAAACAGGTCCGGAATGA
- a CDS encoding diguanylate cyclase: MTKANILVVDDELFFRRLYTKLLQQDGLNIESASSGAEAMKRIRQGDIDLVVTDLVMPDMDGMEVLRQTRALSNPPDVIMATGNATIETAIQALKNGARDYLIKPFNPEKLRHLVRTCLEQRHLLNENQLLKRQINLFQQGQNLATLLNIQELFEATLQAIFREIDTNRGLAFLVHEDATAQMLAFEEVDESLAYRLAGELIPVMQYIKELKVLVDSELPKGVVLPPHTHSLCLLPLKHEQTTVGLLVLFNRPGSSFSQPLPLDNLQFLLEQASLGLGNAFHYKDVRKLIYIDDLTGLHNFRYLDLILDQEILRAERYKLEFSVVFIDLDHFKEINDTRGHLAGSEALKETAAVLKKSVREADILFRYGGDEFTGFLAETGAEGAAIVAERIRRSIEQHIFFAESGNPTHLTATIGYATFPGDAKSKQEIIDLADQAMYYGKKLRNVVRGARELED, translated from the coding sequence ATGACGAAAGCCAATATATTGGTCGTGGACGACGAACTGTTTTTCCGTCGGCTCTATACCAAGCTTCTGCAACAGGATGGACTGAATATCGAATCCGCTTCGTCCGGAGCAGAAGCCATGAAACGGATTCGCCAGGGAGATATCGACCTTGTCGTAACCGACCTTGTCATGCCCGATATGGACGGCATGGAAGTCCTGCGCCAAACCAGAGCTCTCAGCAATCCCCCCGATGTCATCATGGCGACCGGAAACGCCACCATCGAGACCGCCATTCAGGCTTTGAAAAACGGCGCCCGGGATTACCTGATCAAACCTTTCAATCCAGAAAAACTGCGCCACCTCGTGCGCACCTGCCTGGAACAGCGCCATCTGCTGAACGAGAATCAGCTGCTGAAACGACAGATCAACCTGTTTCAACAGGGCCAGAACCTGGCCACCCTGCTGAATATCCAGGAACTGTTCGAAGCCACCCTGCAGGCGATCTTCAGGGAAATCGACACCAACCGGGGATTGGCCTTCCTGGTCCATGAGGATGCGACGGCCCAGATGCTGGCCTTTGAAGAAGTGGACGAAAGCCTGGCCTACAGATTAGCCGGGGAACTGATTCCGGTCATGCAGTACATCAAGGAACTGAAAGTCCTCGTCGATTCGGAGCTGCCCAAAGGTGTCGTCCTGCCACCCCATACCCACTCCCTCTGCCTTCTGCCCCTGAAGCATGAACAGACGACCGTGGGTCTGCTGGTTCTTTTCAACCGGCCGGGCAGTTCCTTCTCCCAGCCCCTGCCTCTGGACAATCTGCAATTTCTTCTGGAACAGGCGAGCCTGGGGCTCGGCAACGCCTTTCATTACAAGGATGTCCGCAAGCTGATCTATATCGATGATCTGACCGGTCTTCACAACTTTCGCTACCTGGATTTGATCCTCGACCAGGAAATTCTCCGTGCGGAGCGTTACAAACTTGAGTTTTCCGTGGTTTTCATCGATCTGGATCATTTCAAGGAAATCAACGACACCCGTGGCCACCTGGCAGGCAGCGAGGCATTGAAAGAAACGGCCGCCGTGCTCAAAAAGAGCGTCCGCGAGGCCGACATCCTGTTTCGCTACGGCGGGGACGAATTTACAGGTTTCCTGGCGGAAACCGGTGCCGAAGGCGCCGCCATCGTCGCCGAAAGGATTCGCCGCAGTATCGAACAGCACATCTTCTTCGCCGAAAGCGGCAACCCGACCCACCTGACGGCAACCATCGGCTATGCGACCTTTCCCGGTGATGCCAAGAGCAAGCAGGAAATCATCGATCTGGCCGACCAGGCCATGTACTACGGCAAAAAACTGCGCAATGTCGTCCGGGGGGCCAGGGAACTCGAGGATTGA
- a CDS encoding outer membrane protein transport protein codes for MKPFSLFLVFLAALVCHLMNANHLHASGFAIREQSAQAQGNAFAGATAGAEDVTYLFFNPAALGRLETPQTAGVLSFVAPRSKFRRGSASTGPFPPVLPAFPVQGSQDHDDIAEDFFVPAFYGMFVPGENLRFGLGINVPYGLESNYDRDWIGRYHAVESKLVILGINPVMAVRLTERVSIGLGFQAQYADAEISNAIDFGTIATVLPAAAGGAPVVGADPGNPAQDGYFKLAGYDWGYGWNAGLLIEPTPGTRLGFAYRSKIDHTFDGDADFSVPAQFDGAFAPTGLFRDTGAEAELTTPESWSAGFYQELGSRWAIMAELSRTYWNRFEQLVIQFDNPAQPDNITDADWKDTWFYALGVTFKPSKDWEFRTGVAYDESPVPDNTRIPRIPDEDRIWLSAGIQWRAKPFLTVSAGYTHIWVDDSQIDLKATDPGNAFRGDLTGEYENVIDIATFQLNWIF; via the coding sequence ATGAAGCCGTTCTCACTTTTCCTGGTCTTTTTGGCTGCCCTTGTCTGTCATCTGATGAATGCAAATCATCTTCACGCCTCCGGTTTCGCCATCAGAGAACAGAGCGCCCAGGCTCAAGGGAATGCCTTCGCCGGAGCCACAGCGGGCGCAGAGGATGTCACCTACCTTTTTTTCAACCCCGCGGCACTCGGCCGCCTGGAAACACCGCAGACGGCCGGTGTCCTCAGTTTCGTCGCACCACGCTCGAAATTCCGTAGAGGCAGCGCGTCGACCGGACCCTTTCCTCCCGTGCTTCCAGCCTTTCCTGTCCAGGGTTCACAGGACCACGATGATATCGCCGAGGATTTTTTCGTCCCGGCGTTTTACGGCATGTTTGTCCCCGGGGAGAACCTCCGGTTCGGGCTCGGCATCAATGTTCCCTACGGTCTCGAATCCAACTATGACCGGGACTGGATCGGCCGCTATCATGCCGTAGAATCCAAACTGGTTATCCTCGGCATCAATCCTGTAATGGCCGTTCGGCTCACGGAGCGGGTTTCCATAGGATTGGGATTCCAGGCCCAATACGCTGATGCCGAAATCAGCAATGCCATCGATTTCGGCACCATTGCAACAGTGTTGCCGGCAGCTGCGGGGGGGGCGCCCGTGGTCGGCGCCGACCCCGGCAACCCGGCGCAGGACGGTTATTTCAAGCTGGCGGGTTATGACTGGGGCTACGGCTGGAATGCAGGGCTGTTGATCGAACCCACGCCAGGCACGCGCCTCGGCTTTGCCTACCGCTCCAAAATCGACCACACTTTTGATGGGGATGCTGATTTCAGCGTACCCGCACAATTCGACGGCGCATTTGCCCCGACGGGACTTTTTCGGGATACCGGTGCCGAGGCGGAGTTGACCACACCGGAAAGCTGGTCGGCAGGTTTTTATCAGGAGCTGGGTTCGCGCTGGGCCATCATGGCAGAACTGAGCCGAACCTACTGGAACCGGTTCGAACAACTGGTCATCCAATTCGATAACCCGGCCCAGCCCGACAACATCACCGATGCCGACTGGAAGGATACCTGGTTTTATGCATTGGGAGTGACTTTCAAACCATCAAAGGACTGGGAATTCCGCACCGGGGTGGCTTACGATGAAAGCCCCGTGCCCGATAATACCCGTATCCCCCGCATTCCCGACGAGGACCGCATCTGGCTGTCGGCGGGAATTCAATGGCGGGCAAAACCCTTTCTTACGGTGAGTGCAGGATATACCCACATCTGGGTCGATGATTCACAAATCGATCTCAAGGCCACCGATCCCGGCAATGCTTTTCGAGGCGATCTTACCGGCGAATATGAGAACGTCATCGACATCGCCACATTTCAGCTCAACTGGATCTTCTGA